In the Campylobacter sp. RM6914 genome, one interval contains:
- a CDS encoding phage major tail tube protein gives MIKRKIPQVVQEANAYINGQGYLGVVKSLTIPKIEQETIEAKGALGGNFASGSIKPVEMEFKLSVIDKNMYLGYGLNTWQNRIPFLFKASIYQAGKGEAVPFSMAVTGDIVEIDPGSFESGKELEVTVKLAVHFLDINIDKIPMVLFDVENMICLIGGVDYLAKVRSNLGE, from the coding sequence ATGATTAAAAGGAAAATTCCTCAAGTAGTCCAAGAGGCAAACGCGTATATCAACGGACAAGGGTATCTTGGAGTGGTAAAATCCTTGACTATCCCAAAGATAGAGCAAGAGACGATCGAAGCCAAAGGCGCGCTCGGCGGCAATTTTGCAAGCGGCAGTATAAAACCCGTCGAGATGGAGTTTAAGCTAAGCGTGATTGATAAAAATATGTATCTAGGCTACGGTCTTAACACTTGGCAAAACAGGATCCCATTTTTGTTTAAAGCAAGCATTTATCAAGCGGGCAAAGGAGAAGCGGTGCCGTTTTCTATGGCGGTAACGGGCGATATAGTTGAGATCGATCCGGGCAGCTTTGAAAGCGGCAAAGAGCTTGAGGTCACCGTCAAGCTTGCCGTGCACTTCCTTGACATCAATATAGACAAGATACCGATGGTGCTATTTGACGTGGAAAATATGATATGTTTAATAGGCGGAGTGGATTATTTAGCGAAAGTTAGATCAAATTTAGGCGAATAG
- a CDS encoding phage tail assembly protein, whose translation MAKNKAENHNIITENGNTYTLLKLSDGKELKIRHPKGRDLRFAMSGTKGDEAALTFKLASNLTCLSEAELDELEAKDCALILGVAAGFLS comes from the coding sequence ATGGCAAAAAATAAAGCGGAAAATCACAATATCATCACGGAAAACGGCAATACATACACGCTTTTAAAGCTAAGCGACGGCAAAGAGTTAAAGATAAGACATCCAAAGGGCAGAGATTTAAGGTTTGCCATGAGCGGTACAAAGGGGGATGAGGCGGCACTTACTTTTAAACTAGCGAGTAACCTTACTTGCTTAAGCGAAGCGGAGCTTGACGAGCTAGAAGCCAAAGATTGCGCGTTGATTTTAGGAGTGGCCGCCGGTTTTTTAAGCTAG
- a CDS encoding phage tail tape measure protein — protein MDNTQVGIIIGLSTKGFEALSGNTKKLSEFANKLSMAGKNVTKLNEKIAKINGFKLKIDENLGNITNELSSWQSRLVTAASFAVPVKLAVDFETSMADVKKYVDFKSEDEVKILGEQIKSLSRELGVNANELAQISASGGQLGLKSDEIAGFTKLVSKMGVTFDMSGKDAGDAIALTMNNLKLGIDEIAVLGDKINYLDDKMSMVNARDIINVIGRTAGSGSILGLEGDKISALASSFLSLGKAPEVASTAMNSLFNKLANIDGQDEKFKEALKSMGMDANYLKVAMQRDASGGLDMFLNALAKVDKRAQMGVLTDMFGSQFADDMGSLVNAIDKYNEASSLINSEGAKGSMDGALKNKLATTKSGLERLSQSFISLGITIGEAFLPTLNLITSGLGKLTNGIIALTSKFPNATKVIFGFMGGVLAIVTLAPAIKILGWGLGIAWQQAKILGSAFGVLNEILKLKYLNTIKLNYAYLKVTASAKITAAATWANNAASKAYAATCGLLKTAVSVLVGAFKTLRSALITTGIGALVVALGLGANYIIENWDKVKAFFSNIWEGIKPYWQAITQFFSDLWQGLSDFLSGIFSPVVDAWNSLFGGFFDWIGEKFAWVSDMVSAIGNVIGKATSWTKDTLGIGDGKESNWHNPLSWFNDDTPGEKTPAFSDTFNTTSPNMAKSTVAMTTSGATINVNFSGDFNIATNNGKFDMSEFERQVIASVKRALKTDEMNAKNRSIIGQ, from the coding sequence ATGGATAATACTCAAGTCGGCATAATTATAGGGCTTAGCACAAAAGGCTTTGAAGCGCTAAGCGGCAATACAAAAAAACTTAGTGAATTTGCAAATAAGTTAAGTATGGCCGGTAAAAACGTCACAAAGCTAAATGAAAAAATTGCAAAAATTAACGGCTTTAAGCTAAAAATAGATGAAAATTTAGGAAATATCACAAATGAGCTATCATCGTGGCAATCTCGCCTAGTAACGGCTGCTAGCTTTGCAGTTCCGGTTAAGCTTGCCGTCGACTTTGAAACATCAATGGCGGACGTTAAAAAGTATGTCGATTTTAAAAGCGAAGATGAAGTCAAAATTTTAGGCGAACAGATAAAGAGCTTAAGCCGCGAGCTTGGCGTAAATGCGAATGAGCTAGCGCAAATTTCAGCCAGCGGCGGACAGCTAGGGCTAAAGAGCGATGAGATAGCAGGATTTACGAAGCTTGTCTCAAAAATGGGAGTGACCTTTGATATGAGCGGCAAAGATGCCGGAGACGCCATTGCCCTAACCATGAATAACCTAAAACTAGGCATCGATGAGATAGCCGTGCTTGGCGATAAGATAAACTACCTTGACGATAAAATGTCAATGGTAAATGCAAGAGATATAATAAACGTGATCGGTCGCACGGCGGGATCGGGCTCTATACTTGGACTAGAGGGCGATAAAATTTCAGCCCTTGCAAGTAGCTTTCTATCTCTCGGCAAAGCTCCGGAAGTAGCAAGTACCGCTATGAACTCGCTTTTTAACAAACTTGCAAATATTGACGGGCAGGATGAGAAATTTAAAGAAGCTCTAAAAAGCATGGGAATGGATGCAAACTACTTAAAGGTAGCGATGCAGCGTGACGCAAGCGGTGGGCTTGATATGTTTTTAAACGCTTTGGCGAAAGTGGATAAAAGAGCTCAAATGGGCGTATTGACCGATATGTTCGGATCTCAGTTTGCGGATGATATGGGCTCGCTCGTAAATGCGATCGATAAATATAACGAGGCTAGTTCGCTCATAAATAGCGAAGGTGCAAAAGGCAGTATGGACGGCGCGCTAAAAAACAAGCTAGCCACCACAAAAAGCGGGCTTGAAAGGCTATCTCAAAGCTTTATTAGTTTAGGTATCACGATCGGCGAGGCATTTTTGCCGACGTTAAATTTGATAACAAGCGGACTTGGCAAACTAACAAACGGCATCATTGCGCTTACAAGCAAATTCCCAAATGCCACAAAGGTGATATTTGGCTTTATGGGCGGAGTTTTAGCTATTGTTACCTTGGCTCCCGCCATAAAAATACTAGGCTGGGGTCTTGGCATAGCGTGGCAACAAGCAAAAATCTTAGGCTCAGCCTTTGGCGTGCTAAACGAAATTTTAAAGCTCAAATATCTAAATACCATAAAACTAAACTACGCCTATCTTAAGGTGACTGCAAGCGCAAAAATAACTGCGGCTGCCACTTGGGCAAACAATGCGGCAAGTAAGGCTTATGCCGCTACTTGCGGCTTGTTAAAAACCGCCGTCTCTGTTCTTGTAGGAGCGTTCAAGACATTACGTTCAGCGCTTATAACTACCGGCATAGGGGCGCTGGTCGTCGCCCTTGGGCTTGGAGCTAATTATATAATTGAAAACTGGGATAAGGTAAAAGCATTTTTTAGTAATATCTGGGAAGGTATTAAACCATACTGGCAAGCTATAACACAATTTTTTAGCGATCTTTGGCAAGGGTTAAGTGATTTTTTAAGTGGCATTTTTTCGCCAGTTGTTGATGCGTGGAACTCTTTATTTGGTGGATTTTTTGACTGGATCGGCGAAAAATTTGCTTGGGTCAGTGATATGGTATCAGCTATAGGCAATGTCATAGGTAAAGCAACTAGCTGGACTAAAGATACGCTTGGTATAGGAGATGGAAAAGAGAGCAACTGGCATAACCCTCTTAGCTGGTTTAATGACGATACGCCGGGTGAAAAAACACCCGCCTTTAGTGATACATTTAATACGACTTCTCCGAACATGGCTAAAAGTACAGTAGCCATGACAACAAGCGGAGCCACGATAAATGTAAATTTTAGTGGCGACTTTAATATCGCCACAAATAATGGCAAATTTGATATGAGCGAGTTTGAAAGGCAAGTAATAGCCAGTGTAAAAAGGGCTTTAAAAACTGATGAGATGAATGCCAAAAATAGAAGCATTATAGGGCAATAA
- a CDS encoding phage tail protein has product MVLSLGGFKFNWKQTDGISRESEFGINQNDRIGNYPALFRANLGNESIKIDGHTLPYQGDKQEALKELYALAYVGSSYPLVTGYGKYLGKFVITKISESQAVFTDNGLFFTQGFSLELKRDYDG; this is encoded by the coding sequence ATGGTCTTATCGTTAGGTGGATTTAAATTTAATTGGAAGCAAACCGATGGCATAAGCCGTGAAAGCGAATTCGGCATTAACCAAAATGATAGGATAGGAAACTATCCTGCGCTCTTTCGTGCAAATTTAGGAAACGAAAGCATAAAAATAGACGGACACACCTTGCCGTATCAAGGCGACAAGCAAGAGGCATTAAAAGAGCTTTATGCTCTTGCATACGTTGGATCTAGTTATCCGTTAGTAACTGGTTATGGCAAATATCTAGGCAAATTTGTGATAACAAAGATAAGCGAAAGCCAAGCTGTTTTTACCGATAACGGACTATTCTTTACACAGGGATTTAGTTTGGAGCTGAAAAGGGATTATGATGGATAA
- a CDS encoding tail protein X, giving the protein MDKIYIAKDGERLDIIVYKHYGTLKNFTEILAFNSRLNSILKAGDKVFLPEIKENVVKKEKTLW; this is encoded by the coding sequence ATGGATAAAATTTATATAGCTAAAGACGGCGAAAGACTTGATATTATCGTTTATAAACATTACGGCACATTAAAAAATTTCACTGAAATTTTAGCTTTTAATAGCCGTTTAAACAGCATTTTAAAAGCGGGCGATAAGGTATTTTTGCCCGAGATAAAAGAAAATGTAGTTAAAAAGGAAAAGACGCTATGGTAA
- a CDS encoding phage late control D family protein, protein MVRVPNFKLLAKGNDITAKIKSNLISLSYEDKEGHESDEISIVVNGIYAKPMFGDNLELWLGYGSDLFHCGKFSVQTATRDYKANTTEVRATAVNFASPQKLAKRRSWENTSLFAIASKIAAENKLNVKTSGTDQPIASVLQNDISDLDFLYGLCFEYGYIMKVANNTIVITSKDGKGDESQTSNTAKTSNATERSEGVSTRNVVKLEKNESLPRFSIELSECESLSITEANRNSYTAVIVQWHDSKDGKDKQAKIGSGEQTYKLNIPEPKSDNEAFKKGEAKLNELQRGGINGSLTATGREIRAGGKLKITGAAGLENVEFSVKSVLHNLNATSYMIDVEFEG, encoded by the coding sequence ATGGTAAGAGTGCCAAATTTTAAACTCCTAGCCAAAGGCAATGACATCACCGCTAAAATCAAATCAAATCTCATAAGCCTAAGCTACGAAGATAAAGAAGGACATGAAAGCGATGAAATAAGCATTGTAGTAAATGGCATATACGCTAAACCGATGTTCGGCGATAATTTAGAGCTTTGGCTTGGATATGGGAGCGATTTATTTCACTGCGGCAAATTTAGCGTTCAAACCGCCACAAGGGACTACAAGGCAAACACGACGGAGGTAAGAGCGACTGCGGTAAATTTCGCAAGCCCTCAAAAGCTCGCCAAACGTAGAAGCTGGGAAAATACTAGCTTGTTTGCCATAGCATCAAAAATAGCCGCTGAAAATAAGCTAAACGTAAAAACAAGCGGAACGGATCAGCCTATCGCCTCCGTTCTGCAAAACGATATTAGCGATCTTGATTTTTTATATGGACTATGCTTTGAGTATGGCTATATAATGAAAGTAGCAAATAATACAATAGTAATCACAAGTAAAGACGGCAAAGGCGATGAGAGTCAAACGTCAAACACAGCCAAAACCAGCAACGCGACCGAGCGAAGCGAGGGGGTTTCTACGCGAAACGTAGTGAAGCTGGAAAAGAATGAGAGCTTGCCAAGATTTAGTATCGAGCTAAGCGAGTGTGAAAGCCTAAGCATCACGGAAGCAAATCGCAATAGCTACACCGCCGTGATAGTGCAGTGGCACGACTCAAAGGACGGCAAGGATAAACAAGCCAAGATAGGAAGTGGCGAGCAAACCTATAAGCTAAATATCCCCGAGCCAAAATCAGACAATGAAGCCTTTAAAAAGGGTGAAGCTAAACTCAATGAGCTGCAACGCGGCGGAATAAACGGCTCGCTTACGGCTACGGGCAGAGAGATAAGAGCCGGCGGAAAACTAAAAATAACCGGTGCAGCCGGACTTGAAAATGTAGAATTTAGCGTAAAGTCAGTGTTGCACAACCTAAACGCTACAAGCTATATGATCGATGTGGAGTTTGAGGGGTGA